The Streptococcus pluranimalium genome contains a region encoding:
- a CDS encoding AAA family ATPase, translating to MVGRIFKKIGLLSKGHFVEVSRTDLIAGYQGQTALKVKKIIEQAKGGVLFIDEAYSITENEHSDSYGRECLTELTKALEDYRDDLIVIVAGYTEPMNKFFESNPGLKSHFNTFIEFADYRSAELVTILLSICQSNDYILDDEAKEKIHLYFEKQISLKDENFANGRLARNLYDDLIMHHARRVIKIDNPSSADLSTIRVEDCKFECNEVEEN from the coding sequence ATTGTAGGACGAATTTTTAAGAAGATTGGTTTGCTTTCAAAGGGGCATTTTGTCGAAGTTTCAAGAACTGATCTTATCGCAGGGTACCAAGGTCAAACAGCACTTAAGGTTAAAAAAATCATTGAACAAGCTAAAGGTGGTGTTTTATTTATTGATGAAGCCTATAGCATTACAGAAAATGAGCATTCTGATTCTTATGGTAGAGAGTGCTTAACAGAATTAACAAAAGCTTTGGAGGATTATAGAGATGATTTGATTGTAATCGTTGCTGGATATACCGAGCCAATGAATAAATTTTTTGAATCAAATCCTGGATTAAAATCGCATTTCAATACCTTCATAGAATTCGCTGACTATCGTTCTGCAGAGTTGGTTACTATATTGCTATCCATATGCCAAAGCAATGATTATATTCTAGACGATGAGGCTAAAGAGAAAATTCACTTGTATTTTGAAAAGCAAATTTCATTGAAGGACGAGAACTTTGCAAATGGTCGGTTGGCAAGAAATTTGTATGATGATTTGATTATGCATCATGCAAGACGAGTGATAAAGATAGATAATCCAAGCAGTGCTGATTTATCAACCATTAGAGTCGAGGATTGTAAATTTGAATGCAATGAAGTTGAAGAGAATTGA
- a CDS encoding DNA alkylation repair protein gives MVKKQENQDIVLTAEAFIDTLKELKTEKELKKLEKYFKGEDKETQAFGVKFGDVFKIAKKYKSMSIEEIEKLLESKYYEIRMGAVSIMDYQAKDKKTTSEKKKELFDLYLRRHDQLNNWDFVDRGAYNIIGEYLIDKDRKILYQLAESDDPWERRTAIVSTYAFIKKGQVEDTFKIAEILLYDEHELINKAVGSWIREAGKRDREKLLAFLDQHGKSMPRVTLRMAIEKLDPEQRDYYMKLKP, from the coding sequence ATGGTTAAGAAGCAAGAAAATCAAGATATAGTGCTTACAGCCGAGGCTTTTATCGATACCCTAAAGGAGCTTAAGACGGAAAAAGAGCTCAAGAAGCTCGAGAAGTATTTCAAAGGAGAAGACAAGGAGACTCAAGCCTTTGGGGTGAAATTTGGGGATGTATTTAAAATCGCTAAAAAGTATAAGTCTATGTCTATTGAAGAAATTGAAAAGCTTCTCGAAAGCAAATACTACGAAATCCGAATGGGTGCAGTAAGCATTATGGATTATCAAGCCAAGGACAAGAAGACTACATCCGAGAAGAAAAAAGAACTCTTTGATCTCTATTTAAGAAGACATGATCAACTTAACAATTGGGATTTTGTAGATCGGGGAGCCTATAACATAATTGGAGAGTATCTGATTGATAAGGATAGAAAAATCCTATATCAGCTTGCCGAATCTGATGACCCCTGGGAGAGAAGAACGGCAATTGTCAGCACCTACGCCTTCATTAAGAAAGGACAGGTGGAGGATACCTTTAAGATTGCTGAAATTCTCTTATACGATGAACATGAACTCATCAACAAGGCTGTAGGTAGCTGGATTAGAGAAGCAGGCAAGAGGGACAGGGAGAAATTGTTGGCATTTCTAGATCAACACGGGAAGTCCATGCCCCGGGTGACCCTCCGGATGGCAATAGAAAAACTAGATCCAGAGCAAAGGGATTATTATATGAAGCTAAAACCATAA
- a CDS encoding phosphoribosyltransferase family protein, with product MESTDVINEIRGILPRNSIGKYDLLTIFTHKTVFDKIVKVLSLDFQNKVDYVAAPEAIGWILGTAIAKELGVGFIGVRKGDKLPYAKEEIISTHFTDYSGQDKSFEISKSSIVRNKRVLIVDDWIETGSQMKALMCSLI from the coding sequence ATGGAAAGTACTGATGTTATAAATGAAATTAGAGGTATATTACCTCGTAACTCAATTGGAAAATATGATTTACTAACTATTTTTACACATAAAACCGTTTTTGATAAAATTGTAAAAGTACTATCATTGGATTTTCAAAATAAAGTAGATTATGTGGCTGCCCCAGAAGCAATTGGATGGATACTAGGCACTGCCATAGCCAAAGAACTTGGAGTGGGGTTTATTGGAGTAAGAAAAGGTGATAAGCTGCCATACGCAAAAGAAGAGATTATTTCGACACATTTTACCGACTATTCAGGTCAAGATAAAAGCTTTGAAATATCTAAGAGTTCTATTGTGAGGAACAAAAGAGTTTTGATTGTAGATGATTGGATAGAGACAGGTTCTCAAATGAAGGCTTTAATGTGTTCACTTATATAA
- a CDS encoding aminoglycoside nucleotidyltransferase ANT(6)-Ia: MRSEKEMMDLVLSLAEQDERIRIVTLEGSRANINIPKDEFQDYDITYFVSDIEPFISNDDWLNQFGNIIMMQKPEDMELFPPEEKGFSYLMLFDDYNKIDLTLLPLEELDNYLKGDKLIKVLIDKDCRIKRDIVPTDIDYHVRKPSAREYDDCCNEFWNVTPYVIKGLCRKEILFAIDHLNQILRFELLRMMSWKVGIKTEFSLSVGKNYKYINKYIDEDLWNRLLSTYRMDSYENIWKSLFICHQLFREVSKEVAELLGFDYPEYGKNITRYTEDMYKKYVENDYF; this comes from the coding sequence GAACGTATTCGAATTGTGACCCTTGAGGGGTCACGCGCAAATATTAATATACCTAAAGATGAATTTCAGGATTATGATATTACATATTTTGTAAGTGATATAGAACCGTTTATATCTAATGATGACTGGCTTAATCAATTTGGGAATATAATAATGATGCAAAAGCCGGAGGATATGGAATTATTCCCACCTGAAGAAAAGGGATTTTCCTATCTTATGCTATTTGATGATTACAATAAAATTGATCTTACCTTATTGCCCTTGGAAGAGTTAGATAATTACCTAAAGGGCGATAAATTAATAAAGGTTCTAATTGATAAAGATTGTAGAATTAAAAGGGACATAGTTCCGACTGATATAGATTATCATGTAAGAAAGCCAAGCGCAAGGGAGTATGATGATTGCTGCAATGAATTTTGGAATGTAACACCTTATGTTATTAAAGGATTGTGCCGCAAAGAGATACTGTTTGCAATCGATCATCTGAACCAGATTCTACGGTTTGAACTACTTAGGATGATGTCGTGGAAGGTTGGGATAAAGACAGAATTTTCATTAAGTGTTGGGAAAAATTATAAGTATATTAACAAATACATTGATGAAGATCTATGGAATAGATTATTATCTACATATCGCATGGATTCCTATGAAAATATTTGGAAGTCATTATTTATATGCCACCAATTGTTCAGGGAAGTGTCCAAAGAGGTAGCAGAACTACTGGGGTTTGATTATCCAGAGTATGGTAAGAACATAACAAGATATACCGAGGACATGTATAAAAAATATGTTGAAAATGACTATTTTTAA